From Clostridiales bacterium, the proteins below share one genomic window:
- a CDS encoding nitroreductase family protein, translating into MLNSIVSRISVRVYAKQPIEQGRLDCILQSALLAPSAKNCQPWRFVVVQQDKALIQSIADLMQHSKFVGNADCLVCVFLDKANGFDYVKDCQSIGACIENMLLMATSLGIGSCWIGEILDKQADVKELLQVDGERYDLMAIISLGYPLRNSSTRATRKPLSECVISYK; encoded by the coding sequence ATGTTAAACTCAATCGTATCCAGAATATCTGTTCGAGTATATGCTAAACAACCAATTGAGCAAGGAAGACTCGATTGCATATTACAATCAGCTTTACTCGCTCCTAGCGCAAAGAACTGTCAGCCGTGGCGGTTTGTTGTCGTGCAACAGGATAAGGCGTTAATCCAAAGCATAGCCGACCTAATGCAACATAGTAAGTTTGTGGGTAATGCCGACTGTCTTGTATGTGTTTTCCTGGATAAAGCTAACGGCTTTGATTACGTCAAGGACTGCCAGTCGATCGGCGCGTGTATAGAGAATATGCTACTCATGGCGACTTCGCTTGGGATTGGCTCATGCTGGATAGGCGAGATACTCGACAAACAAGCCGATGTAAAAGAGCTGTTGCAAGTGGATGGCGAGCGATACGACCTAATGGCAATAATCTCGCTTGGCTATCCGTTGCGTAATAGCAGTACAAGAGCTACGCGTAAGCCGCTGTCCGAGTGTGTGATCTCGTATAAGTAG
- a CDS encoding helix-turn-helix transcriptional regulator: protein MEYDVVNGFKTTLKELLTDNGFNATSFSRAIGVNMFVVRKWLNEVKDVKLKSLIKIADFFGCSLEYLCGKSDVLLTYEPQPLPPFDERIKTVLHSCGKTSYRLLTDTAIAPSQYHGWLHGTMPMLTTLETIAEYLNGTLDYLVGRQSSKETFIFSSLYT, encoded by the coding sequence ATGGAATATGATGTGGTAAACGGATTTAAAACAACGCTTAAAGAGCTGTTGACGGATAACGGATTTAACGCAACAAGTTTTAGTAGGGCAATAGGCGTTAATATGTTTGTTGTGCGGAAATGGTTGAATGAAGTTAAGGACGTTAAACTGAAATCGCTCATAAAGATCGCGGACTTTTTCGGTTGTTCATTGGAATACCTATGCGGAAAATCAGACGTATTGCTTACATATGAGCCACAACCGTTGCCGCCGTTCGACGAAAGAATAAAAACCGTACTGCACAGCTGTGGTAAAACTTCGTATAGACTGCTTACCGACACAGCGATCGCACCGTCGCAGTATCACGGTTGGCTGCACGGTACTATGCCGATGCTGACTACGCTTGAAACTATTGCGGAGTATTTGAACGGTACATTGGATTATTTGGTAGGCAGGCAAAGCTCGAAAGAGACTTTTATATTTTCAAGTTTGTATACATAA
- a CDS encoding sigma-70 family RNA polymerase sigma factor, with protein MTKERFNSLLGDLKSGNKSAFDDIYNEYYGKMRFVAERILHNDADVNDALQTAFPNLIKYLNADKYGEVKYPGGFMHSLIRNVALNIIKSRKSNISIEDNEDIIDAKYDESAAVGVLDISSVIAGLPDKDREIAIRIFMFDIPVNEVAAELDMSVSAVKWHKKQIRKIISEKIK; from the coding sequence ATGACAAAAGAAAGATTTAACAGTTTACTTGGGGATTTGAAGAGCGGAAATAAATCTGCGTTCGATGATATATACAACGAGTATTACGGAAAAATGCGGTTTGTGGCTGAACGAATTCTACATAACGACGCGGACGTTAACGACGCATTGCAAACCGCGTTTCCTAATCTGATCAAGTACTTAAATGCGGACAAATACGGCGAAGTAAAATACCCGGGCGGCTTTATGCACAGTCTTATTCGAAACGTAGCGTTGAACATAATCAAGTCGCGAAAAAGCAATATATCCATCGAAGATAACGAGGATATAATAGACGCTAAATACGACGAGAGCGCCGCGGTGGGCGTTTTGGATATATCGTCGGTTATTGCGGGGCTGCCGGATAAAGACAGGGAAATAGCCATACGCATTTTTATGTTTGATATACCTGTAAATGAAGTGGCTGCGGAATTGGATATGTCGGTTAGCGCCGTTAAGTGGCACAAAAAGCAAATACGAAAAATTATTTCCGAAAAAATTAAATAA
- a CDS encoding tyrosine-type recombinase/integrase, whose amino-acid sequence MDYLSKFINYLQATKNLSDKTLYAYTGDLRQFFDYEQDVLHPDICSFVSYLSSQLKLKDTSVRRKIITLKSFYAYLIDTEKIDRSPFAKLKFRFKQERKLPKTLAIKDVAKILTYFDNVDIAGLTDFAKFEYVRDAALVDLLISTGIRIGEAAAITLNDIIISERTLLIHGKGRKQRLIYISSPITWGRITTLVKDRKQSNNLQLFINRYGNPLSIHGIEYIYKKYLMKAKITTHSTPHYLRHTFATNLLANGADLRSVQEILGHASVATTQIYTEVTTQRKKQVLNKFNYRNKL is encoded by the coding sequence ATGGACTATTTGTCTAAATTTATCAACTACCTGCAAGCCACAAAAAACCTGTCGGATAAAACGTTATACGCATATACCGGCGACTTACGTCAATTCTTCGATTACGAACAAGACGTATTGCACCCGGATATTTGTTCCTTCGTATCTTACTTAAGTTCCCAACTAAAACTTAAAGACACTTCCGTGCGCCGCAAAATTATTACGCTCAAAAGTTTCTACGCATATCTGATAGATACCGAAAAAATCGACCGCTCGCCTTTTGCCAAACTCAAATTTCGTTTCAAGCAAGAACGCAAGCTGCCCAAAACGCTTGCAATTAAAGACGTAGCTAAGATCTTAACATATTTCGATAACGTTGACATAGCCGGGCTAACCGATTTCGCCAAGTTCGAGTACGTACGCGACGCGGCTTTGGTAGACCTACTTATAAGCACGGGCATACGCATAGGCGAAGCGGCGGCTATAACTTTGAACGATATAATAATTTCGGAGCGCACTTTGCTAATTCACGGAAAAGGCCGAAAACAGCGCCTAATATATATCTCCTCGCCAATCACGTGGGGCCGCATTACCACGCTCGTGAAGGACCGCAAACAATCAAACAATTTACAACTATTCATAAACCGGTACGGCAATCCGCTAAGCATACACGGGATAGAGTACATTTACAAAAAATACTTAATGAAAGCAAAAATTACCACGCATTCAACCCCGCACTATTTGCGACATACGTTTGCCACTAACCTGCTCGCCAACGGCGCCGATCTCCGTTCGGTACAAGAAATACTCGGGCATGCGAGCGTGGCGACAACGCAAATCTACACGGAAGTCACAACCCAACGCAAAAAGCAAGTTCTAAATAAATTCAATTACAGGAATAAGCTATAA
- a CDS encoding TIR domain-containing protein, translated as MDRFPLINNFNQYIGNFGIETWYDRRNIFLGDNRYFANIEQGVKNDVIDYAVVFYSDNFKNGNICLEEYDILVERYKRKELHIFPVFIGNAPQKIDDRFILCKTLVYKEIKSENDFLGLSLHIVAKITEDKLQHSPIKTIHEYLAAADPETLVFDLLRDYDNIDKKNIFMRIGVLFNIFKTLTFRNTCEYFYKKTMNFLFYSNCYMNSIFDEKRELQIMENIIVIECLRLFPISQN; from the coding sequence TTGGATAGATTTCCACTTATTAATAATTTTAATCAATATATCGGCAATTTCGGTATTGAAACTTGGTATGATAGACGAAATATTTTTCTGGGAGATAACCGATACTTTGCGAATATTGAACAAGGAGTAAAAAACGACGTTATTGATTATGCCGTAGTGTTTTATTCGGATAATTTTAAAAACGGCAATATTTGTCTTGAAGAATATGATATACTGGTTGAACGATATAAACGTAAAGAGTTACATATTTTTCCTGTATTTATTGGGAATGCACCACAAAAAATAGATGATAGATTTATCCTATGTAAAACACTTGTTTATAAAGAAATAAAATCAGAAAACGATTTCCTAGGTTTATCTCTACATATTGTCGCAAAAATAACAGAAGACAAACTCCAGCATTCGCCAATAAAAACTATACATGAATATTTAGCAGCTGCTGATCCTGAAACACTAGTTTTCGACTTGCTACGCGACTATGATAACATAGATAAGAAAAATATATTTATGCGTATAGGTGTATTATTTAATATATTTAAAACACTTACTTTTCGTAATACATGTGAGTATTTTTATAAAAAAACTATGAATTTCTTATTCTACAGTAATTGCTATATGAATTCTATCTTTGATGAGAAACGTGAGCTCCAAATAATGGAAAACATCATCGTTATTGAGTGTTTAAGGCTCTTTCCGATATCGCAGAATTAA
- a CDS encoding HAD family hydrolase, with amino-acid sequence MKARMILTDLDHTLLHSDGSISARTKHVLNECQNRGILVVIATARYWIGAEPYIEELQPNYEITTDGTLIHQRGKQVYSCNMNVEDANQIVNDLLEYNSRTEITVASGRQVYWNSQRISESKKLHKAVYNDYSKPLECQVNKIVAELSNGDIAVDIANKNNCRLQCYRNDNWYAFLPKNAGKIQAICELVNMLNISLNDIVSFGDDINDIEMLKICGTGVAVDNAVAEVKAIADCVTLSNDNDGVVDWIENNILLDGEQ; translated from the coding sequence GTGAAAGCCAGAATGATTTTGACAGACCTTGACCATACATTGCTCCATTCCGACGGTAGCATATCGGCACGCACTAAACATGTTCTGAATGAATGTCAAAATCGAGGCATTCTTGTTGTAATTGCTACCGCCCGATATTGGATAGGTGCAGAACCGTATATTGAAGAACTCCAACCGAATTACGAAATAACGACTGACGGCACACTTATTCATCAGCGTGGAAAGCAAGTATATAGCTGCAACATGAACGTTGAAGACGCAAATCAAATTGTAAACGATTTGCTTGAATATAATTCGAGAACAGAAATAACCGTAGCGTCTGGGCGTCAAGTCTATTGGAATAGCCAACGCATATCCGAATCAAAAAAATTACATAAAGCTGTTTATAATGATTACAGCAAACCGCTTGAATGTCAAGTAAATAAAATCGTAGCCGAACTGTCTAACGGCGATATTGCAGTAGATATAGCTAATAAAAACAATTGCCGCTTACAATGTTACCGAAATGATAATTGGTATGCCTTTCTACCTAAAAATGCAGGCAAGATACAAGCGATTTGTGAATTGGTAAATATGCTTAATATCTCGTTGAATGATATCGTATCTTTTGGCGACGATATTAACGATATAGAAATGCTCAAAATTTGTGGCACCGGTGTTGCTGTAGATAATGCCGTTGCGGAAGTAAAGGCTATTGCAGATTGTGTCACACTATCGAATGATAATGACGGTGTTGTGGATTGGATTGAAAATAATATACTATTAGATGGAGAACAGTGA
- a CDS encoding GntR family transcriptional regulator, with the protein MANLHIYEQIKNYLIGLVVENRDNPDYKLPSETQVEKRFDASRVSVRKAFSLLEEEGVIYRIKGKGTFIQRNNNTYTLTAKENPANCFVFIIPEVSSHFVQNICSGMLSAVQELGCKLLILSSSNSTQLERDNIATAMRLNCAGILLMPVDENHYNDSIMSLSMSRFPTLFIDRRLYGLNINCVSSDHTYIGYNATEYLLKNGHEDILFLTLSRQISSVRQRLDGYENALNDHLQGKYRKYIMFVDGYMDDTDRLYADICQYLQDNPQITGCITGSGNSALFLIKALRKLNKSIGKDFGVVFLDDDSNVICELLDYNIPTIIQNGYQIGNTAVRMLYKFTKSNTPMEDKLIKLEKALT; encoded by the coding sequence ATGGCTAACTTACATATTTACGAACAGATAAAGAATTACTTAATCGGGCTCGTCGTGGAAAACAGGGATAATCCCGACTACAAACTGCCGAGCGAAACGCAAGTTGAAAAACGCTTCGACGCAAGCCGCGTATCGGTACGCAAAGCTTTTTCTTTATTGGAAGAAGAAGGGGTCATATACAGGATCAAAGGGAAAGGTACTTTTATTCAGCGCAACAATAACACATACACGCTTACGGCAAAAGAAAATCCGGCGAACTGTTTTGTGTTTATTATTCCCGAGGTGTCGAGCCACTTCGTGCAAAACATTTGCAGCGGAATGCTATCCGCAGTGCAGGAATTGGGCTGCAAGCTGCTTATACTGAGTTCGTCCAACTCTACGCAGCTCGAACGCGACAATATCGCAACGGCAATGCGGCTGAATTGCGCCGGTATTTTACTCATGCCGGTGGACGAAAACCACTATAACGATAGCATAATGTCGCTATCTATGTCGCGGTTCCCCACTCTTTTTATCGATAGAAGACTTTACGGCTTGAATATAAACTGTGTATCGTCCGACCATACTTATATAGGTTATAATGCGACAGAGTATTTGCTTAAAAACGGGCATGAAGATATATTGTTCCTTACTCTTTCACGTCAAATATCGTCGGTGCGCCAGCGCTTGGACGGATACGAGAATGCGCTGAACGATCATTTACAGGGCAAATACAGAAAATATATTATGTTTGTCGACGGCTATATGGACGATACCGACAGGCTTTATGCCGATATTTGTCAATACCTTCAAGACAATCCGCAAATTACGGGCTGTATCACGGGAAGCGGCAATTCCGCCCTATTCTTGATCAAGGCCTTACGCAAACTTAACAAATCGATCGGCAAAGATTTCGGCGTGGTGTTTCTCGACGACGACTCCAACGTAATCTGCGAGCTTCTCGATTATAATATTCCAACCATCATTCAAAACGGGTATCAAATCGGAAACACCGCCGTGAGAATGCTTTACAAATTCACAAAAAGCAATACCCCTATGGAAGATAAACTAATCAAACTTGAAAAGGCATTGACATAA